The Leucobacter viscericola genome includes a window with the following:
- a CDS encoding sigma-70 family RNA polymerase sigma factor, with translation MSSRIENTQSANLNELTHESDAELIEETRLGNEAAYAELWQRHAQVGLGVARQATTAFDPEDLLAEAYANILEAITNGHGPTGAFRPYLTTVVRNVAGRWARSLKETTVDDLSELLDQATSSDGQDDLDDLDDNQLVIRAFRSLRPRWQEILWLLEVNGLKPREVAQQLNLKPNSVSALATRAREGLREAWIKAHLKNRVDDPECKDAIAAFPALVRGSLPTRQHTSVLAHLEYCESCSKVYAEAEAVASRLRSSAIPSLSGWAQALHSLRDSFTEPQGQRLRA, from the coding sequence TTGTCCAGTCGTATAGAAAACACACAATCGGCGAACCTAAATGAACTCACGCACGAGAGTGACGCGGAGCTCATTGAAGAAACCCGTCTGGGAAACGAGGCGGCCTACGCCGAGTTATGGCAACGCCATGCTCAGGTCGGCCTCGGAGTTGCTCGTCAAGCCACGACCGCGTTTGACCCCGAAGATTTGCTTGCCGAGGCGTACGCGAACATCCTTGAAGCAATTACGAATGGTCACGGTCCGACCGGCGCTTTTCGCCCTTACCTCACTACCGTCGTGCGAAATGTCGCGGGACGCTGGGCCCGCTCACTCAAGGAGACGACGGTCGATGATCTGAGTGAACTGCTTGATCAGGCCACCTCCTCCGACGGGCAAGATGACCTGGACGATCTCGATGACAACCAATTGGTTATTCGGGCGTTCCGATCCCTCCGCCCCAGATGGCAAGAGATTCTGTGGTTATTAGAAGTCAATGGGCTCAAACCCCGTGAGGTTGCGCAGCAGCTGAACCTCAAGCCGAACTCCGTATCTGCCCTTGCAACGCGAGCCCGCGAAGGCCTGCGAGAAGCCTGGATTAAGGCGCACCTGAAAAACAGAGTTGACGACCCGGAATGCAAAGATGCGATTGCAGCGTTTCCAGCATTAGTGCGAGGATCTTTGCCCACTCGGCAACATACCAGCGTGCTAGCGCATCTCGAGTACTGCGAAAGCTGCAGCAAGGTCTACGCGGAAGCAGAAGCGGTTGCTTCTCGATTACGCAGCTCAGCGATCCCCTCCTTATCGGGATGGGCACAAGCGCTTCACTCGCTGCGGGACTCATTCACGGAGCCACAGGGGCAGCGGCTTCGAGCGTGA
- a CDS encoding chorismate mutase: protein MTSQTPTIEEVRAQIDQLDRRIVELIAERQGWVVTAGSLKKDEQGVRAPARVEQVIEKVRNLAEEAGASPEVVERTYRALIAAFIDLELDHHRNK from the coding sequence ATGACCTCCCAGACCCCCACCATCGAAGAAGTCCGCGCCCAGATTGACCAGCTCGACCGCCGCATCGTCGAGCTGATCGCGGAGCGCCAGGGCTGGGTGGTCACCGCGGGATCACTGAAGAAAGACGAGCAGGGTGTTCGTGCGCCAGCACGCGTAGAGCAGGTCATCGAGAAGGTGCGCAATCTTGCCGAAGAGGCCGGGGCCTCCCCCGAGGTCGTCGAGCGCACCTACCGCGCGTTGATCGCGGCCTTCATTGACCTGGAGCTCGATCACCACCGCAACAAGTAG
- a CDS encoding IclR family transcriptional regulator, with protein sequence MKHEADPAANEDSRLNTTGLGRDIRLLELLASDAATRLGGYGVTELAKLTGRSKTVVSRALATLATTGLAARDPETQRYRVGPRVFALAARSAEAQLVQSGQPVLRGLVNATYETAHLCVLMHGNVLTLASELSPHELRSAGWEGVTTAAWRSSSGCVLLSDWDETALRYWYDERGHDATVIGQEVFGRETNPFSLYDGLPPHTGKVRDFAGLQDEIARIRAVGFSVLDEDLEAGVVGVSAPVIDHTGRVVAALNVSGPKKRIGDKLDALGGIVRQAGASLSRTLGGPGAYPAPRR encoded by the coding sequence ATGAAACACGAGGCCGATCCTGCAGCCAATGAAGACAGCCGACTCAACACCACAGGCTTGGGCCGAGACATTCGCCTCTTGGAGTTACTCGCGAGCGACGCGGCAACCAGGCTCGGCGGCTACGGCGTCACCGAACTCGCCAAGCTGACGGGCCGCAGCAAGACCGTTGTTTCGCGCGCCCTGGCCACTCTTGCGACCACGGGGTTGGCGGCTCGGGATCCTGAAACCCAGCGCTACCGCGTCGGCCCGCGAGTGTTCGCGCTCGCCGCACGAAGCGCCGAGGCGCAGCTCGTGCAGAGTGGTCAGCCGGTGCTGCGTGGCCTCGTGAACGCGACCTACGAAACCGCGCACCTGTGTGTGCTCATGCACGGCAACGTGCTGACGCTCGCGAGCGAGCTGAGCCCGCACGAGCTGCGATCCGCCGGGTGGGAGGGCGTGACGACGGCCGCGTGGCGATCCTCATCGGGCTGTGTGCTGCTCAGCGACTGGGATGAGACCGCGCTGCGCTACTGGTACGACGAGCGAGGCCACGACGCAACGGTGATCGGCCAGGAGGTGTTTGGGCGCGAAACGAACCCGTTCTCGCTCTATGACGGACTGCCGCCGCACACTGGCAAGGTGCGCGATTTTGCCGGTCTGCAGGACGAGATCGCGCGCATTCGGGCGGTCGGTTTTTCCGTGCTCGACGAGGATCTGGAGGCCGGGGTGGTCGGCGTTTCGGCGCCGGTGATCGACCACACCGGCAGGGTCGTTGCGGCCCTCAACGTGAGCGGCCCGAAGAAGCGCATCGGAGACAAGCTCGATGCGCTGGGCGGCATCGTTCGCCAGGCGGGGGCGTCACTGTCGCGCACGCTCGGCGGTCCGGGAGCCTACCCGGCCCCGCGGCGCTAG
- the fae gene encoding formaldehyde-activating enzyme: MMDNVQLGESFVGEGVNAAHVNTVLGHRDGPAGTAWATALGSPSEGFVPFVAVLKPSLPVKPMTLFVQKAAAASDFHSTATWGAAQAGIAAGVADAVAEGVIPKSCTETHALIAAVWVNPGTDDLDAIYRNNREAARRALELGAANGPSVEDVVAARNSPSNPFYTPSQEVAADAAR; the protein is encoded by the coding sequence ATGATGGATAACGTGCAGCTCGGTGAGAGCTTCGTCGGTGAGGGCGTCAATGCCGCTCACGTCAATACGGTGCTCGGTCACCGCGACGGCCCCGCGGGCACCGCTTGGGCAACCGCGCTCGGCAGCCCCAGCGAGGGGTTTGTGCCGTTCGTTGCCGTGCTGAAGCCGTCACTGCCGGTCAAGCCAATGACCCTCTTCGTGCAGAAGGCCGCTGCCGCAAGCGACTTCCACAGCACCGCGACCTGGGGTGCCGCACAGGCCGGCATCGCCGCCGGTGTCGCTGACGCCGTCGCAGAGGGTGTCATTCCCAAGTCGTGCACCGAGACCCACGCGCTCATCGCGGCGGTCTGGGTCAACCCCGGCACCGACGATCTCGACGCGATCTACCGCAACAACCGCGAGGCCGCCCGCCGCGCACTCGAACTTGGCGCCGCGAACGGACCCTCCGTTGAAGACGTGGTCGCCGCCCGCAATTCCCCCAGCAACCCCTTCTACACCCCGAGCCAGGAAGTCGCCGCAGATGCCGCACGCTAA
- a CDS encoding NAD(P)-dependent oxidoreductase, which translates to MPHANTATIDNPTRTTENTVVGFIGLGHMGSGMSRNLQAAGFKLVVTDLRREAASELLANGAEWADSAAELARRSDVVITMLPTPRIVTALLQGENGLLAGLSEGKTWIDMSTSVPEVADGVRAEATARGIRIIDAPVSGMSVGAANGMLQIFVGADPELFAEHLPVLEAMGDPDRIINVGGHGAGYAVKLMINQLWFSHLVATAEVLTIGKAAGVDLDVLRRSLIASPANSNFLENDVLSILNDGDYDEGFAIALACKDLGLSIDLARAVGMPSEVSALVEQVFRRARRSYGDSAGEMTPFKLYEDLLGEPLRLAPTAGGAA; encoded by the coding sequence ATGCCGCACGCTAACACCGCAACCATCGATAACCCCACCCGCACCACCGAAAACACCGTCGTCGGCTTCATCGGCCTCGGCCACATGGGCTCAGGCATGAGCCGCAACCTGCAGGCCGCCGGCTTCAAGCTTGTTGTCACTGACCTGCGCCGCGAGGCCGCCTCCGAGCTGCTCGCAAACGGCGCCGAGTGGGCTGACTCCGCTGCCGAGCTCGCGCGTCGCTCCGACGTTGTCATCACCATGCTCCCCACCCCCCGCATCGTCACGGCACTGCTGCAGGGCGAGAACGGCCTGCTCGCCGGGCTCTCCGAGGGCAAGACGTGGATCGACATGTCGACCTCCGTGCCCGAGGTCGCCGACGGGGTGCGCGCAGAAGCGACAGCCCGCGGCATCCGCATCATCGACGCCCCCGTGAGTGGCATGTCGGTCGGCGCGGCAAACGGCATGCTGCAGATTTTTGTTGGCGCCGATCCTGAACTCTTCGCCGAACACCTCCCCGTGCTCGAGGCGATGGGCGATCCTGACCGCATTATCAACGTGGGTGGCCACGGTGCCGGCTACGCAGTGAAGCTCATGATCAACCAGCTGTGGTTCTCGCACCTCGTGGCCACCGCAGAGGTGCTTACAATCGGCAAGGCCGCCGGCGTTGATCTCGACGTTCTGCGTCGCTCGCTAATCGCGAGCCCGGCCAACAGCAACTTCCTTGAGAACGACGTGCTCTCGATCCTCAATGATGGCGACTACGATGAGGGCTTCGCTATCGCCCTCGCCTGCAAAGACCTGGGCCTCTCCATCGACCTCGCCCGCGCGGTCGGCATGCCCAGCGAGGTATCGGCGCTCGTCGAGCAGGTGTTCCGTCGCGCACGCCGCAGCTACGGCGATAGCGCCGGCGAAATGACCCCCTTCAAACTGTACGAAGACCTGCTCGGCGAACCCCTCCGCCTGGCCCCCACCGCAGGAGGTGCCGCGTGA
- a CDS encoding NAD-dependent succinate-semialdehyde dehydrogenase: MNALPESTPTGLFIGGEWRDAEGGATLPVTNPATGEVLTHVASASVADGKAALDAAVAAQKSWAATAPRERGEILRRAFELTIKHREELARIITLEMGKPLAESRGEVNYGAEFLRWFSEEAVRIDGRYSVSPDGGNRLLVLHRPVGPSLFITPWNFPLAMATRKIAPALAAGCTSVLKPAAQTPLTALYFAALLVEAGVPAGVVNVIPTATAGAVVSPLTTDPRLRKLSFTGSTEVGKRLIRDSAEQVLKVSMELGGNAPFIVFEDADVDAAVEGALVAKLRNGGEACVAANRFLVHESIADEFTTKLADRMAGYVQGPGISDGVTIGPLIDEATRNKVSSLVASAVAEGAEVRIGGEIPAGEGFFYPPTVLTAVPHGAEILNEEIFGPVAPVVVFKDEAEAIELANASEYGLVSFAYTQDLNRTLRLAEQLESGMIGMNTGLVSNPAAPFGGVKQSGLGREGGAEGIHEFLETVYVGISNPLASQ, encoded by the coding sequence GTGAACGCGCTCCCAGAATCAACCCCGACCGGCCTCTTCATCGGTGGCGAGTGGCGTGACGCCGAGGGCGGCGCAACTCTCCCCGTGACGAACCCCGCCACGGGCGAGGTGCTCACCCACGTCGCGAGCGCCTCCGTCGCAGACGGCAAGGCCGCGCTCGACGCTGCGGTCGCAGCGCAGAAGTCATGGGCCGCAACTGCACCGCGCGAGCGCGGCGAGATCCTGCGCCGTGCCTTCGAACTCACCATCAAGCACCGCGAAGAACTCGCCCGCATCATCACACTCGAGATGGGCAAGCCCCTCGCCGAGTCACGCGGCGAGGTCAACTACGGCGCCGAGTTCTTGCGCTGGTTCTCGGAAGAGGCCGTGCGCATCGACGGTCGCTACTCCGTGTCGCCAGACGGCGGCAACCGCCTGCTCGTACTGCACCGCCCGGTTGGCCCGAGCCTGTTCATTACCCCCTGGAACTTCCCGCTCGCCATGGCTACGCGCAAGATTGCGCCCGCCCTCGCAGCGGGTTGCACGAGTGTGTTGAAGCCCGCAGCACAGACCCCGCTAACGGCGCTCTACTTTGCAGCACTGCTCGTGGAGGCGGGTGTGCCCGCCGGTGTCGTTAACGTGATTCCCACCGCCACCGCGGGTGCAGTCGTCTCACCCCTCACCACCGACCCGCGACTGCGCAAGCTCTCGTTCACCGGGTCGACCGAGGTGGGCAAGCGCCTCATTCGCGACTCGGCCGAGCAGGTGCTGAAGGTCTCGATGGAGCTCGGCGGCAACGCCCCCTTCATCGTCTTCGAAGACGCCGATGTTGACGCGGCCGTTGAGGGTGCACTCGTTGCCAAGCTGCGCAACGGCGGCGAGGCCTGTGTTGCCGCGAACCGCTTCCTCGTGCACGAGTCCATTGCCGACGAGTTCACCACGAAGCTCGCAGATCGCATGGCGGGTTACGTACAGGGTCCCGGCATTTCCGACGGTGTCACCATCGGACCGCTCATCGACGAGGCGACCCGCAACAAGGTCAGCTCGCTCGTGGCCTCGGCTGTCGCCGAGGGTGCTGAGGTGAGGATCGGCGGCGAGATCCCCGCCGGCGAGGGATTCTTCTACCCGCCGACCGTGCTCACGGCTGTGCCACACGGCGCGGAGATCCTGAACGAGGAGATCTTTGGGCCCGTTGCGCCTGTCGTCGTCTTCAAGGACGAGGCTGAGGCGATCGAGCTCGCCAACGCCAGCGAGTACGGACTCGTCAGCTTCGCGTACACGCAAGATCTGAACCGTACACTTCGTCTCGCGGAGCAGTTGGAGAGCGGCATGATCGGCATGAACACCGGTCTCGTGTCGAACCCGGCGGCTCCCTTCGGCGGAGTAAAGCAGTCGGGGCTCGGCCGCGAGGGCGGCGCCGAGGGCATCCACGAGTTCTTGGAGACCGTCTACGTGGGAATCTCCAACCCGCTTGCCTCACAATAA